The genomic region GAGGCAGATGGCCAGCGCCATGAGCGCGGCCTCCCAGGGCCTGAAGGGCGTGATCCACCAGAGGGCGGTGCCCAGCAGAACCGCCGAGGCGATGCCGCCGGCGAAACCCTCGACGGTCTTGCTCGGGCTGACGAGGGGGGCGATCTTGTGTTTTCCAAGGGTCTTGCCCCAGGCGTACTGGAGGACATCGCTCATCTGCACGACGCAGACGAGGAAACAGAGCAGCTTGGCGTTCTGTCCCTCGAATCCGGGGATGCGCAGGGTGAGCAGCGCCGGTGCGTAGCTGACAAAATAAACGCACACGATCAGCCCCCACTGCATTCGCGCGCTGCGGGCGAGGAAGTCCGTGGTTTCGCCCGCGATCGCGCAGCGGATCGGAATCCACAGCGAGGCGTAGACCGGGATCAGGATGCTGAAGAGTCCGTACCAGTCGGTCCAGATGAAGTAGTAGTGGACCGGCAGTATGATGAAGAACAGCCAGAGGAGCACGCGGTGGTCGCCGCGCCGCGTGGGGGCGAGTGTGACGAACTCGCGGAGGGCGAGAAAGGACATTGCCGCGAAGAGCAGCGTCGATCCGAGGCGGCCGGAGGCCACGGCGGCGGCGAAGAAGGCGACCATCACCCACCAGGCGCGGATGCGGGCGTTGAGGTTTCGAACGACGGCGCGCGCATTGTCGGACGAGACCCTGCGCGAGAGGATCCAGCCGATGAGCGACGCGATGAGCAGGAAGCCGATCAGTCCCTCGAAAAACCAGCGCGCGTGCGCGTCGTGGATCAGGTTCATGGTGGAAGGCGCGTCACGGATGCTCACGCAGCGCCATCACGGCGAGCCGTGCGCGTTCGGAAAAGGCGTCCTTGGTTTCCGCCCTGATCCGAGGCAGGGCGGGGCCGAAGGTGACGGAGCAGATCAGCGGGATGGGGAGCAGTTCACCCTTGGGGAGGACGCGGTTGAGGTTGTCGATCAGGACCGGAACCAGCTCCGCCTCCGGGTGCTGTTCGGCGAGATGAAAGAGACCGCCCTTGAAGGGCTCGGGGTCGGGACCGCTGGAGCGGGTTCCCTCGGGAAAGATGATCAGGGAGTCGCCCGCGGCGAGGACCTCGCCCAGGTCGCGCACGGGGTTGTTGGTGCGCGTGACATGTTTGCGCTCGATGAGCACCACGTTGAACACCGCGTTCGACGCGAGCCAGCGCCGCAGGGGGCCGCCGGACCAGTAGTCGCGGGCGGCGGCGGCGCGCGTCCGTGCCTGCACGCTCCGGGGAAGCACTGACCACAGCACGACGAAGTCGAGATGGCTGGAGTGGTTGGCAAAAAAAATGCGCGGTCCTGCGGCGTCGAACGCGCCCGGGATCCAGCGGCCGCGTGCGCCGGTGAAGAGACGGACCAGCGAACTGAGAAACGATGCGATCATCGGGCGTGCAGCGCGCGGGCGATGCGCCTCAGCCGGCGGATGAAGGTCACGGCAGCGCCAGCGATGATGAAGGCGAGCCCATAGACGAGGATCAGGCGGCGCTCGCCCAGGAGCGACTCTCCGGCGGCGGCCAGCGAAAACACGGTGAGGAAGAACATGCGGTGCTGCTTGGCCATGGGTCCGCGGAAGTCCTGGGGAAAACCCAGGCTGCCGCCGAGCAGGCGAACATA from Opitutaceae bacterium harbors:
- a CDS encoding phosphatidate cytidylyltransferase, translated to MNLIHDAHARWFFEGLIGFLLIASLIGWILSRRVSSDNARAVVRNLNARIRAWWVMVAFFAAAVASGRLGSTLLFAAMSFLALREFVTLAPTRRGDHRVLLWLFFIILPVHYYFIWTDWYGLFSILIPVYASLWIPIRCAIAGETTDFLARSARMQWGLIVCVYFVSYAPALLTLRIPGFEGQNAKLLCFLVCVVQMSDVLQYAWGKTLGKHKIAPLVSPSKTVEGFAGGIASAVLLGTALWWITPFRPWEAALMALAICLMGFSGGLVMSAIKRDRGVKDFGAMIEGHGGMLDRIDSLCFAAPLFFHLVRYFYT
- a CDS encoding 1-acyl-sn-glycerol-3-phosphate acyltransferase, giving the protein MIASFLSSLVRLFTGARGRWIPGAFDAAGPRIFFANHSSHLDFVVLWSVLPRSVQARTRAAAARDYWSGGPLRRWLASNAVFNVVLIERKHVTRTNNPVRDLGEVLAAGDSLIIFPEGTRSSGPDPEPFKGGLFHLAEQHPEAELVPVLIDNLNRVLPKGELLPIPLICSVTFGPALPRIRAETKDAFSERARLAVMALREHP